A region from the Tahibacter amnicola genome encodes:
- a CDS encoding peptide chain release factor 3, translating to MSEHLSQTRRRRTFAIISHPDAGKTTLTEKLLLFGGAIQMAGSVKSRKAAKHATSDWMALEKERGISVTSSVMQFPYEGHIVNLLDTPGHADFSEDTYRVLTAVDSALMVIDCAKGVEERTIKLMDVCRLRDTPIMSFINKLDREGRSPIELLDEVESVLKIQCAPITWPIGMGSRLKGVYHLISGEVHLYEQGRNFTRQDSTIFASLDDPELQARIGSDMLRELRDELELVEGASHPFDKDEYLAGRQAPVFFGSAVNNFGVQPLLDFFVEHAPAPKPRSTLTREVDAVEPKMTGFVFKIQANMDPMHRDRVAFMRVCSGRFEAGMKAFHVRSGKEMKLANALTFMASDREIVSEAYPGDVIGIHNHGTISIGDTFSEGEALSFTGIPNFAPELFRRARLRDPLKMKQLQKGLAQLSEEGATQFFRPIMSNDLILGAVGVLQFDVVAYRLKDEYGVDCTFEQITVSTARWVHAKDAKKLEEFRDKAAMNLAIDAAGELVYLAPSRVNLQLTEERWPDIRFAATREHASAIEV from the coding sequence ATGTCCGAGCACCTGAGCCAAACCCGGCGGCGCCGCACTTTCGCCATCATTTCCCACCCCGACGCGGGCAAGACGACCCTGACCGAAAAGCTGCTGCTGTTCGGCGGCGCCATCCAGATGGCCGGCAGCGTCAAGTCGCGCAAGGCCGCCAAGCACGCGACATCCGACTGGATGGCGCTGGAAAAGGAGCGCGGCATCTCGGTCACCTCGTCGGTGATGCAGTTCCCCTACGAGGGGCACATCGTCAACCTGCTCGACACGCCGGGCCACGCGGACTTCTCCGAAGACACCTACCGCGTGCTCACGGCCGTCGACTCGGCGCTGATGGTGATCGACTGCGCCAAGGGCGTGGAAGAGCGCACGATCAAGCTGATGGACGTGTGCCGGCTGCGCGACACGCCGATCATGAGCTTCATCAACAAGCTCGACCGCGAGGGCCGTTCACCGATCGAGCTGCTCGACGAGGTCGAATCGGTGCTCAAGATCCAGTGCGCGCCCATCACCTGGCCGATCGGCATGGGCTCGCGCCTGAAAGGCGTGTACCACCTGATCAGCGGCGAGGTGCACCTGTACGAGCAAGGGCGCAACTTCACGCGCCAGGATTCCACCATCTTCGCCTCGCTGGACGACCCGGAGCTGCAGGCGCGTATCGGATCGGACATGCTGCGCGAACTGCGCGACGAACTGGAGCTGGTGGAAGGTGCATCGCACCCGTTCGACAAGGACGAATACCTCGCCGGTCGCCAGGCACCGGTATTCTTCGGCTCAGCAGTCAACAACTTCGGCGTGCAGCCGCTGCTCGACTTCTTCGTCGAGCACGCGCCGGCGCCCAAGCCGCGCAGCACGCTCACGCGCGAAGTCGACGCAGTCGAACCGAAAATGACCGGCTTCGTATTCAAGATCCAGGCGAACATGGACCCGATGCATCGCGACCGCGTCGCCTTCATGCGCGTGTGTTCGGGCCGCTTCGAAGCCGGCATGAAGGCATTCCATGTCCGCAGCGGCAAGGAAATGAAACTGGCCAACGCGCTCACGTTCATGGCGTCAGACCGCGAAATCGTCAGCGAGGCCTATCCCGGCGATGTGATCGGCATCCATAACCACGGCACGATCTCCATCGGCGACACCTTCAGCGAAGGCGAGGCGCTGAGCTTTACGGGCATTCCCAATTTCGCACCGGAACTGTTCCGCCGCGCGCGCCTGCGCGATCCGCTGAAGATGAAGCAGCTGCAGAAGGGCCTGGCACAGCTGTCAGAGGAAGGCGCAACGCAATTCTTCCGGCCGATCATGTCCAACGACCTGATCCTAGGCGCGGTGGGTGTGCTGCAGTTCGATGTCGTGGCCTACCGCCTGAAGGACGAATACGGCGTGGACTGCACCTTCGAGCAGATCACCGTCAGCACCGCGCGCTGGGTACATGCGAAGGATGCGAAGAAGCTGGAAGAATTCCGCGACAAGGCCGCCATGAACCTGGCGATCGATGCGGCGGGCGAACTGGTGTATCTCGCGCCCAGCCGCGTGAATCTCCAGCTCACCGAGGAACGCTGGCCGGATATCCGTTTCGCCGCCACGCGCGAACACGCCAGCGCCATCGAAGTCTGA
- a CDS encoding antibiotic biosynthesis monooxygenase family protein, whose translation MIARLWHGRVPAGKAKAYREFLNQRAIADYRGTEGNLGVHVLERAEDDIVHFMTLTFWPDTDAIRRFAGDDIERAKYYPEDRDFLLEFEPTVVHYTVVGQG comes from the coding sequence ATGATTGCGCGCCTGTGGCATGGCCGGGTGCCGGCCGGGAAAGCCAAAGCTTATCGGGAGTTCCTGAACCAGCGTGCCATTGCCGACTACCGGGGTACCGAAGGCAATCTCGGCGTGCACGTGCTGGAGCGCGCCGAGGACGACATCGTGCACTTCATGACGCTGACGTTCTGGCCGGATACGGATGCCATCCGACGATTTGCCGGCGATGACATCGAGCGCGCGAAATACTATCCGGAGGATCGCGATTTCCTGCTGGAGTTCGAGCCCACGGTCGTGCATTACACCGTGGTGGGGCAGGGGTGA
- a CDS encoding RNA polymerase sigma factor: protein MQRLLADYGAKVRALVISHGLGQHGIDPEDVEQEVRIRLWRAVERDRSAAFHASYIQRVVASTVIDALRRAQVRAAEPLPEESEEGISLPDETAGPEQSASGTQHVEKLKACLDALPERRRLPISLHLQGFALQEIADLIGTSAEAARKLVSRGLDELKERLRELGAGDYDD from the coding sequence TTGCAGCGCCTGCTGGCCGATTACGGCGCCAAAGTCCGGGCGCTGGTGATCTCCCACGGCCTGGGGCAACACGGCATCGACCCGGAGGATGTGGAGCAGGAAGTCCGTATCCGGCTATGGCGTGCCGTCGAGCGTGACCGGTCTGCGGCCTTTCATGCGTCTTATATCCAGCGAGTGGTAGCCAGTACCGTGATCGACGCCCTGCGTCGGGCCCAGGTAAGGGCTGCCGAGCCGCTGCCGGAGGAGTCGGAAGAGGGCATCAGCCTTCCCGATGAGACCGCCGGCCCGGAGCAAAGCGCCAGCGGTACCCAGCATGTCGAGAAGCTCAAAGCTTGTCTCGACGCGCTGCCGGAACGACGGCGCCTGCCGATTTCCCTGCACCTGCAAGGGTTTGCCCTGCAGGAGATTGCAGATCTGATCGGCACTTCGGCGGAAGCGGCACGAAAATTGGTCTCGCGCGGGTTGGATGAACTCAAAGAACGCCTGCGTGAGCTTGGAGCCGGAGACTACGATGACTAA
- a CDS encoding CBS domain-containing protein, translating to MRQVKDLLQGKGREVFSVDPDQPVLAAIQAMADHHVGALLVMQAGELVGIISERDYARKVILLGRSSAETPVWQIMSSPVETVSGQHTVDACMRLCTDRRIRHLPVMDAGKVVGVVSIGDLVKAVIDEQAEELAQLQRYIAG from the coding sequence ATGCGTCAAGTCAAAGATTTGCTGCAGGGAAAGGGGCGGGAAGTGTTTTCGGTCGACCCGGACCAGCCGGTCCTGGCGGCGATCCAGGCCATGGCCGACCACCACGTCGGCGCGCTCCTGGTCATGCAGGCCGGCGAGCTGGTCGGTATCATTTCCGAGCGCGACTACGCGCGGAAAGTCATCCTGCTGGGCCGTTCTTCCGCGGAAACGCCGGTATGGCAGATCATGTCGTCGCCGGTGGAAACGGTTTCCGGCCAGCACACCGTGGACGCCTGCATGCGCCTGTGCACCGACCGCCGCATCCGGCATCTGCCGGTGATGGACGCCGGCAAGGTCGTCGGCGTCGTGTCCATCGGCGACCTGGTCAAGGCCGTGATCGACGAGCAGGCCGAAGAGCTGGCGCAACTGCAACGCTACATCGCCGGTTGA
- a CDS encoding WD40/YVTN/BNR-like repeat-containing protein, which produces MSRPVPLSRLIWLALSLGSLSLAGCQSTQTRSLARQEHEEEANESGSKATTPPKGDFWAMRVAYPTGRFEHTWLAEAAQQEKQLVSGIPAGEFAQRRAGVSPLALNPHAFTLLGPKPLNDSEWGWGHVAGRTNVLVVDPVDTTIAYLGSDGGGVWKSTNCCSAATTWTIKTDLPEIASTAIGDLTIDPNNHNTVYAGTGDLRFGSFSFGTAGVLKSTDAGETWSVLGADVFTPFYTPSAGGHPQYQAIGKVAVDPNNSQKLAVGTKTGVYFSYDAGANWSGPCFTNAFTSGGTAQRQDITGLLAINNAGSTTLLAAVGTRGLATPVQPDLAKNGANGVYRTAMPSSGCPAVGDWTLSNNNWPAGTGNGTPTTTLGRIELASAPSNPQIVYAMAAHSTNRNVFGVWKSTDAGLTWTRTVDADAEFTGCSASGQQMWYDAGLSVSPTDPNIVFASAVDLFRSTNGGDTFTNVTCGYNGGSTHVDHHARAFVGNDHNRMLVGSDGGVYYTANAQAPTPTLTPINDSLSTIEFYSGDITANFANSATPGASGGAQDNGSSAVLFGGDPGVRQWESTYSGDGTFTRIEPVNAQRWYYQAQNGALVMSTTGPFGGIVSASGAWSSDRKSFLMPLEIYKHGDTAVANSGCVTGTVGCGRMLAGTYRLWETLSGAQPTSSWQAKTGDLTKNTLILGSDNRSFINQMAYSFTDPTIAVVGTSDGNVQYVFNLGVAGANNALAVNVTAANAVLPNRPVMDVVTDGQNPLVAFAALGGFDQNTPSTPGHVYRVTCTAQCASFTWENKSGNLPNIPVNAIMVNPNVPGQVFAGTDWGLYFTNDISVAAPVWQRFETLPHAMIWDLVVDRGLTTLAVFTRSRGAWAWPLPIAPITDTIFANGFE; this is translated from the coding sequence ATGTCCCGACCTGTTCCCCTGAGCCGCCTGATCTGGCTGGCCCTTTCCCTCGGTAGCCTCAGTCTGGCCGGATGCCAGTCGACCCAGACCCGGTCGCTCGCGCGACAGGAGCACGAGGAGGAAGCGAACGAATCGGGTAGCAAGGCGACGACGCCGCCAAAGGGCGATTTCTGGGCGATGCGCGTGGCGTATCCCACCGGCCGCTTCGAACACACCTGGCTGGCCGAGGCGGCGCAACAGGAAAAACAGCTGGTGTCGGGCATTCCGGCCGGCGAGTTTGCGCAGCGCCGGGCCGGCGTATCGCCGCTGGCGCTCAATCCCCATGCGTTCACGCTGCTCGGTCCCAAGCCGTTGAACGATTCCGAATGGGGCTGGGGCCATGTGGCTGGTCGTACCAATGTGCTGGTGGTCGACCCGGTAGATACCACGATCGCCTACCTTGGCAGCGATGGTGGCGGCGTCTGGAAGTCGACCAATTGCTGTTCCGCCGCGACCACCTGGACGATCAAGACCGATCTTCCGGAAATCGCCAGTACCGCCATCGGCGACCTGACGATCGACCCGAATAACCACAACACCGTCTATGCCGGCACCGGCGACCTGCGTTTCGGATCGTTCTCGTTCGGCACCGCAGGCGTGCTCAAGAGCACGGACGCAGGCGAGACCTGGTCCGTCCTGGGCGCGGACGTCTTCACGCCGTTCTACACGCCTTCCGCCGGCGGCCATCCCCAGTACCAGGCCATCGGCAAGGTTGCCGTCGATCCGAACAATTCGCAGAAACTGGCCGTTGGCACCAAGACGGGCGTCTACTTTTCCTACGATGCGGGCGCCAATTGGTCCGGACCGTGTTTCACCAATGCCTTCACCAGCGGCGGAACGGCGCAACGCCAGGACATCACGGGTCTTCTTGCCATCAATAACGCCGGATCGACCACGCTGCTCGCCGCTGTCGGAACGCGCGGCCTTGCGACACCCGTGCAGCCGGATCTGGCGAAGAACGGTGCCAATGGCGTCTACCGCACCGCTATGCCGAGCAGTGGCTGCCCGGCCGTGGGCGACTGGACCTTGTCCAACAATAACTGGCCGGCGGGCACCGGCAACGGTACGCCGACCACGACCCTGGGCCGCATCGAGCTGGCCTCGGCGCCGAGCAATCCGCAGATCGTCTACGCGATGGCTGCGCATTCGACCAACCGCAACGTCTTCGGTGTGTGGAAATCGACCGATGCCGGCCTGACCTGGACGCGTACTGTCGACGCCGACGCCGAATTCACCGGTTGTTCGGCGTCGGGCCAGCAGATGTGGTACGACGCCGGCCTGAGCGTGTCACCGACGGATCCGAACATCGTCTTTGCCAGCGCAGTGGATCTGTTCCGTTCGACCAACGGGGGTGATACGTTTACCAATGTGACATGCGGATACAATGGCGGAAGTACACATGTCGACCATCACGCGCGCGCCTTCGTCGGCAACGACCACAACCGCATGCTGGTGGGCTCGGACGGCGGCGTCTACTACACCGCGAATGCGCAGGCGCCGACACCGACGCTGACGCCGATCAACGATTCGCTCTCCACGATCGAGTTCTACTCGGGTGACATCACCGCCAACTTTGCAAACTCGGCAACGCCGGGCGCCAGCGGCGGCGCGCAGGACAACGGCAGTTCCGCCGTGCTGTTCGGCGGCGATCCGGGCGTGCGCCAGTGGGAGTCGACCTACAGCGGCGACGGGACCTTCACGCGCATCGAGCCGGTCAATGCCCAGCGCTGGTACTACCAGGCGCAGAACGGCGCACTGGTGATGTCGACCACCGGCCCCTTCGGCGGCATCGTGAGTGCGTCCGGCGCATGGTCCAGCGACCGCAAGAGCTTCCTGATGCCGCTGGAAATCTACAAGCACGGCGACACTGCAGTCGCCAATTCCGGCTGCGTGACGGGGACGGTTGGTTGCGGCCGCATGCTGGCCGGCACCTATCGTTTGTGGGAAACCCTGTCCGGCGCGCAGCCGACGTCCAGCTGGCAGGCCAAGACCGGCGACCTGACCAAGAACACCCTCATCCTCGGCTCGGACAACCGTTCCTTCATCAACCAGATGGCGTACTCGTTCACCGATCCGACCATTGCCGTGGTGGGAACCAGCGACGGCAATGTGCAGTACGTCTTCAATCTCGGCGTCGCGGGTGCGAACAATGCGCTGGCGGTGAATGTGACAGCCGCGAATGCGGTGCTGCCCAACCGGCCGGTGATGGACGTCGTCACCGATGGCCAGAATCCGCTCGTCGCGTTTGCCGCGCTCGGGGGCTTCGACCAGAATACCCCGTCTACACCGGGACATGTATACCGCGTCACCTGCACCGCCCAGTGCGCCAGCTTCACCTGGGAAAACAAGTCCGGCAACCTGCCGAACATTCCGGTCAACGCCATCATGGTCAATCCGAATGTGCCCGGGCAGGTCTTCGCGGGAACCGACTGGGGTCTGTATTTCACCAATGACATCAGTGTCGCGGCTCCAGTCTGGCAACGTTTTGAAACCCTGCCTCACGCCATGATCTGGGATCTGGTCGTCGACCGCGGACTGACCACGCTTGCCGTGTTCACGCGTTCGCGCGGTGCCTGGGCCTGGCCGCTGCCCATCGCTCCGATCACCGACACGATTTTCGCCAACGGCTTCGAATGA
- a CDS encoding glycosyltransferase family 2 protein, whose amino-acid sequence MTSLTVVVPAYNESDGLREFQRRIAAVFDGLDLDCRVLYVDDGSRDDTYAVMESLRAADPRVSTLRLSRNFGKELALTAGLDHADADAVVVIDADLQDPPELIGQFVQKWREGFDVVYGTRASRAGETWIKKWTSTAFYRVMERMTDLPIPRDTGDFRLMSRRAIDALKLLRERQRFMKGLFTWVGFPQTSIVYDRDPRFAGDSKWNYWRLWNFALEGITSFSSIPLRLATYVGIFSAVIAFVFAIWVFAKALLFGDPVRGYPSLMVVVLFLGGLQLMALGMIGEYLGRTYVEAKQRPLYLIDRFHPAQTVRVD is encoded by the coding sequence ATGACCAGCCTCACCGTCGTCGTGCCCGCATACAACGAAAGCGATGGATTGCGTGAGTTCCAGCGACGCATCGCCGCCGTGTTTGACGGTCTGGATCTGGACTGCCGCGTGCTCTACGTCGATGACGGCAGCCGCGACGATACCTATGCCGTGATGGAATCGCTGCGCGCGGCCGACCCGCGTGTCTCCACCCTCAGGCTCAGCCGCAATTTCGGCAAGGAACTGGCGTTGACGGCCGGCCTTGACCACGCGGATGCTGACGCCGTCGTGGTGATCGACGCCGACCTGCAGGACCCGCCTGAGCTGATCGGCCAGTTCGTGCAGAAGTGGCGCGAAGGGTTCGACGTCGTCTACGGCACCCGCGCCAGCCGCGCCGGCGAGACGTGGATCAAGAAGTGGACTTCGACCGCCTTCTATCGCGTGATGGAACGCATGACAGACCTGCCGATTCCGCGCGACACCGGCGACTTCCGCCTGATGAGCCGGCGCGCGATCGACGCGCTGAAACTGCTGCGCGAGCGCCAGCGGTTCATGAAGGGGCTTTTCACCTGGGTTGGTTTTCCGCAGACCTCCATCGTGTATGACCGCGATCCGCGTTTCGCGGGTGATAGCAAATGGAATTACTGGCGATTGTGGAATTTTGCCCTGGAAGGCATCACGTCGTTCTCGTCCATTCCGCTGCGGCTGGCAACCTATGTCGGCATTTTTTCCGCCGTGATCGCGTTCGTGTTCGCCATCTGGGTGTTCGCCAAGGCGCTGCTGTTCGGCGATCCGGTGCGCGGCTATCCGTCGCTGATGGTCGTGGTGCTGTTTCTGGGCGGATTGCAACTGATGGCCCTGGGGATGATCGGCGAGTACCTCGGCCGCACCTACGTCGAAGCGAAACAGCGCCCGCTGTACCTGATTGACCGGTTTCATCCGGCGCAAACGGTGCGAGTGGACTAA